CTTCTTTGTGGGTCACAACGCTGCCGCCGCTGAGAGGATTACAGCAGAGACCCGGAGCTGCGTCTGCAGCCTCGCTGGGTGGAAGGAAGATTTAGAGCCAGAAGCGGATTGATTTGCCCGCGGGACTTTAATGTTCGCTCCGAGGTAAGCTTGACATCATTTCTAGGATTtagggctgtgtgtgtatgtgtgtgtagtcagCCGCCGTGTATGAGGAACAGTCAGTGTGAGCAGAGACAAATTCAGTGTAAGGGGTACTTTAAGAGGGGTGGTCAAAGCCTCTCCAGGCATGTGCTAAGGCGAGCTCCTCTTTCAGCCATTACTGTTGCTACAGAGACCGAGCAGGCGGTGTGTGCGCGAGTGAGGAAGCGCTGAGCGGCGCGCGGGGCTGTGCGTTCACCGATTTCCACCTCTCAGTCAACTGTTGGTGAATCGTTCCGccttttgctctctttcaggAGGACTGCGATGTTTGAGTCCGTGTTTCCTTTGAGGGGCTGAAGCGTGACACCGTTCGAGCAGGCTGCTGTTTAACCGTGTCAGGACCTGGTCCgaagacgaggacgaggacTAGCACGACGCACAGGGGctaaagagaggaagaacagggGGACACTGAGGTCTACAGGCACGCACTGAAAGTTGCCTCGGTGGAGAGTGTTTCCAGGTCATAGTGGAGTGGGAGGAGACGGAgttgctcttgtttttttttttctgccaaacaCCCCCCTCAATGCTGTAGCCTCCTTTTCCCCACACTGACATCTGTTTGTTTAGCCAGGGGACTATTTTTCCTCAGTTCCGCAATTATACGCGCCGACATAATCAAGAGACTTAATTAACAAATGAGAGCACAGTCAAGCAGAAAGGACTGATTGTCTCCAGGTGAGGGACAAACACACGagctggactttttttttttttttttttttttttttgatgtttgtgttACCTTGACAGCAACCAGTAATCTTGGCTGCCTGTCCAATTTTCTTCCGCCGTGGTTCGGTAACCAAGCGATGGCCATGGTGAGTGGGGGCTGGGGAGATCCCAATGGGGGCACAAACGGGTTGGGGGACAAGAGCTACCTGAGGGGGGACGAGGAGGACGGCTCTCCCCAGGCGGGGGGCAGCGACATGGAGGCCGGAGACGACGACAAGGCCTGCGTGGTGGACTGCGTGGTGTGCGGGGACAAGTCCAGCGGGAAGCACTACGGCGTGTTCACGTGCGAGGGCTGCAAGAGCTTCTTCAAGAGGAGCGTCAGGCGGAACCTCAGCTACACTTGCAGGTGAGCGGGGCATTCTGggtaatttgttttgtttctatagtctgacaaaaaaacaagaagctgAGAACGTTCGTTATTTTCGGCGACTCATGGCTTTGTGTTGAGGGAAGTCATGAACATATGGCCGCTGACAGCACGTAGCCGAGGCTCGTGTCAGTGTCTGCGTTGtgtatttctgcagtttttACTTCACTGGaggcttttttgttttaatttcagAATGATTTTTCAAGTAAAATGGTGTAAAATTCCTGAATGAATCATGCGTAAAGGTAATTAGAATTAGTGCAGAACTGTTTCACAAGGTAATGTGTCTCTGCTCAGATCTGTGTGGAAAAATATCACACAGAGCCTCAACCATAACATTCATAATATTAAATGTGTCTCTACAACAGAACTGAAACAATGCATCAGTCAGTGAAACCACAATTTGcgtaatttttcaagcaaattTTTCCAGAAATATCCTGCTGCGGAAATGCGagatttttctgcctttttttgtcttgtatGGTTCTTTGCtgactgtctttgtgttttgggctCATTGTCACATAAAACAAGTCAATCTGAATGTGTTACCTTCAGCTCAAGGCAAATCTTTCACCATTCTCTTCAACATTTTGCTGACACAGTAATGAATTGAGAGAAAAGTGGCAGATTAATGGATAATGGAAAGCAATCATTAGTTACAGCTCCTTTGTGAAGCGTGTCATACATGGAAGCACTGATATGTATAATCTAGAATTATATCCACATCCAAATGATCTAATGTAATTTTTAATTGTGTTATGTGATTTTGTACACATCTATTTACTGACTCACTGCATGCAATTTTAGCTCCTTAATTATGATCGTGAGTTATTTTCATGATCGATATATCTTCTGATTATCTTTTACATTTAAGTGATCAACCATtcagtctatgaaatgtcaatTAATAGTGGCCTTCACAGATTCTCTGAgcccaaggtgatgtcttcatAGTTCTCATTTACAAtcatatatgacaaagaaaagcagcaacatttggcatttttgtttggAAGATAGATTAtcaaaaatcagatttttttctgatgtttgactgaatgaatgaatgaaatgaatgttatAAAGTCCACATCAGAACAGCTGAGATATATGATTGAAACAACACTGAATGGTACAGCGATGTGCTTTCTAAGTATGAGAACGCTTCCTGTAGCCTAATGGAAAATCTAGTTTCATGTTGCACTATTAATGTTAAGGAGCACTGTCAGAAAGAAAGTGTTGTTCTGTACATCCAAACAGCTGTTTATATGACTTTGTGTAACTGAGCAGCTTTCCCTtttcatgtttgcatttgcCGTAGAGATTGTGCAACACATTTGTTGTTTGGGTTTGCATAGTTTTGATGATCTGTGTGAAAATCAGataaaagtcagaaaacaaGTTCACAGTCTGACACCTGCAGGAAATCTGCCAGCCGTTATTGCTTTAGGGTTTAGTGTTGCTTTATTGCttcaactcaaatgcaagttggTCTTAATGTAACTATAGTTCTATAATCATTTGTTTATGTTCTCAGGTCAAACAGAGAGTGTCAGATTGACCAGCACCACAGGAACCAGTGCCAGTACTGTCGCCTGAAGAAGTGTTTCCGTGTTGGCATGCGCAAAGAAGGTATCTGTCTGTCCTAATCCATAAATCCACCATCCATTTTAATCCCTTGCAATGGATGCGAGACACTGTGGGATACACTGTGATTGTGCATGTGCAATATTGCAAATACAGCAACTGAATtgctgaaaaaaatgcaaataattaaTATTTCCTTCAGCGAGGAGCCTTTTCATTACTTCAATCGGCCACTcttagaaaagaagaaaatcaatcaTAGTCAAATTTGCCTTTGTCGTTATCTTCGCCCCCTTCTGCTCCACGAGCTCCATAGTGCAGAGAAAATGCCACACATGGCTGTCAAGGCCCTATCATGGCTAAGCTAGCCATCCGTGTCAGCTCAATGCCACATACTAAGTGGCTTAATCTAGTGCCTGTGTAAGAGTGGCTGAGAGGGATACAGTGCTAAGACACCTGCGTCCCAGAGCTTTAAGACCTTGGTTGAAGCTACAGATACCCCTCTGCCTTGTTGGCTCGATCAGGCAGAATCCAATACGGGGATTTCTCTTTAAGTGGTGGAGCCTAAGTGAGGCATCCTTCAATGTCATGTGGATAgatacacagaaacaaataatGACTAAATGCAGTGCATGGAGATACAACCAATTTAGGCTTTTCAACCTTGCAACCATAGAAAATACACTTGACCTTTTAATGTTTGAAGGATTGTGGTTTTTAAAAGCAACCTGATGTGTCTCTCAGTTGTTTTCTCTCATACACATGAATTGTAAAGCATGCTAATTAGACACATTATGGCTCCCTAAAGAGAGATGTTCTCCACTCAACCACCtccacagagaggtcagaggtcaggctcaGCTGCAGAGCAGCATTCGTCAGGCTGGAGTGGATTCAATGTCTTGTTCAAGGAGACTTGGGCAGGACAGATGATCACCACATGAATTCATATCCCCAAATGAATGAGTCTCTATTCAGTTGTCTGCCCCGCTGTCTCAGTTTTGGAGTTAATGCCGTCTGTCATGGCTATGGTGCTCTTGCTTTACTCGGTGATGTTCTCCGTCTTGTAGGGTTTTTGAGTGCAGAAtaattgtctgtgtgtgtaaagtttGGGACACGCTAAAGTTACTGCAATGGCATGTTGTAATTCTCCGCCAGAATTAATATTGCAGAGGTTTAAAATTTTAATGGAGAGTAAATTCTTGTCTCGGAGTCTTTGTTTTACTTCCATAGATAACCTTCATGTAGCCTTATGAGCAGAATATTTCTCCTCCCTTTCATGCTCTTCTTGAGTCAGTCTGGGCTCGATTATGCATCCTTTAATCTTGAAGAATAGCTTCCTAATCAGGTCAAGCCTGCCTGCTGATAAtctgacacacactgctgcctgaactcagttttaacttttcttcctctccattttcctctccaaaTCCCCCCCTTTACCTCCGCTGGCTGTcgctgttttctcctctctttatctttccctcctttcctcgtgctttcctttcctctctttattcatccactccttccctcccctcccctttgTCCCCCAACCAAACTACAGCAGTTCAACGCGGTCGTATCCCACCTCAGCCGAGCCTCAGCCCCTCAATCACACCCATAGGTGGTGCCAGCGGCCTCGGTGGTGAGTtctataacaacaacaacaatggagGAAGTGGCGGAGGTCAGCCGGTGTCAGAGCTCATTTCCCAGCTGCTGCGAGCCGAGCCGTACCCCAGCAGTCGGTATGGGCACCAGTACAGCCAGCAGGCCGGTCCGGATAATGCCATGGGGATCGATAACATCTGTGAACTGGCTGCCAGGCTGCTCTTCAGCACCGTGGAGTGGGCCAGAAACATCCCCTATTTCCCTGAGCTGCCTGTGTCAGACCAGGTTAGTAGATTGAAACATGTTTGAGAGTGAAACGGACAAGATAGGTTGAAGGAAACGTTTCCatcaaaacataaatacacaatgaATACAGTGGACATTAAAAATGGATGATAATGTAGGGCAATCTGATCAACACGCTAACAAATCCACAGGTGGCCCTACTGAGGCTGAGCTGGAGCGAGCTGTTCATCCTCAATGCGGCCCAGTCGGCCCTGCCACTCCACATGGCTCCCTTGCTGGCCGCGGCCGGCTTCCACTCGTCGCCCATGTCCGCGGAGCGTGTGGTGTCCTTCATGGATCAGGTGAGGGTGTTCCAGGACCAGGTGGACAAGCTGACCAGACTGCAGGTGGACTCGGCAGAGTACAGCTGTCTGAAGGCCATCGCACTGTTCTCACCAGGTGATTCTTGCTGCTCTTCTGCTTTATCTGCTGTTATTGTAACACAGTGTACTGGAGAACTGCCCCAGGCAGCCTCTTTGAAAGGGTTCAGTGAATAAGGTGTTGGACTTGTGAGAGGCAGGTTAAAAACAGAACTGTCAAACTGAGTGCAGCAGTGGCTCAGATGTTCAGATGTTTAGTCTCTAGTATGAGTTGATCTCAAAAAACCCTTGATCctatatttcccataatgcagcccTGCCAAATAAACACCCACATCTTGCACACCTTACACCTTCATTTTTATACGTCAGCTTACTCTAACCATGATGACACcacgatgacatcatcagggctACTTCTTTAGACCTGACAAAGCTCTTTCAGAGCAACGGGAGAAATTAcaataattattataattaaaTAACGGTTTTCACAGGCCGAGAAGGGCTAAGCATGAACAGTCAACTGATAATCATGTGCAAAACTGGTGGGGTGCCTCTCTAATAGACAACCatgaacaggaaatgaacaaagaaaaatcaagaCTCTAAAAGCACTTTACATTACACAACAGTAACACCGAAACACtgattaaatgtgaaaatactgtcgattttaaaacagaaaacatcataTTTCCAAGCAGCAGCTAAATTGCCACCTTAATCTGGGAATTTACCTACTATGGCACCATCTCCTGGCTTAttaataaaaatgcattcatgCACTGTATAATTTCGTGCTGTCACTGATCATTATGCAGCAGAATGCCTCCTCCAGAAGCATTCATAGCCACTCAAACTAAAAGACCATGTTCTGCTATTTTTTAAAGCCGTGTTTGGGGTTTATAGGTTTCAAATGATCTGTTGTTGTTATAGTGTAGACATGATGAGGCACTatatttttgtatgtgttttccCTCACGGGCCTTTTATCACATTATCTGCTGGGATTTCAAccttcctctcagctcatcaCGAGTCTTTATGTAACCTGCCCACACTATTAAGTAactgcctcctccctccctcccagaCGCCTGTGGTCTAACAGACCCAGTCCACGTGGAGTCTCTGCAGGAGAAGGCTCAGGTGGCTCTCACAGAGTACGAGAGGATGCAGTATCCGAGTCAGCCCCAGCGCTTCGGGCGCCTGCTCCTGCGCCTCCCCGCTCTGCGCGCCGTACCCGCCAGCCTCATCTCGCAGCTCTTTTTCATGCGCCTGGTAGGAAAGACACCCATCGAGACGCTGATCCGTGACATGCAGCTCTCCGGAAGCTCAATCAGCTGGCCTTATGTCCCAGGACAGTAGCCCCCTGACGGACGAGGTCTCCGCCTGGTATTAGTGACGACAAGACCAACAGGAAACCTCTTGACTCATCACTATCCATCTGTGTGGTTATGAAACTGCAGTGCCAGCTGGCCATCATATGTGCTGTACTGTAACCGCTCTATTCCCCCTCATGAAACGAGCCCTCTGTCTCCACGCGGGCCtccagagaagagaggagccaGTGCCAGGATGGACCTGTCTTGTTGCCAGCCCGCTCGTTCTGGTGCCAGGTCTCAGGCCAGAGACCAGCGACTCATGCTGGGCTCCGATATGGCCACCACAGCCAGTCATGTCACCTCCCACATGCCATAGTGACTAAAGACGCCGCAGTTTCATGTAGAGGGCAGCAGCACCCTGCTACAACTACATCTAGAGGACAAAACTGTCCCGCCAATGAAAGTCAGCAGAACAGTTTTTCCCACACTGGGCTCATTTTCCATGGCTCATCATTTGTGATACAGTGACCTTTTTGTCCACACAACTGATAATGTTCCGAGACCATGTCATGATGATAATGGATCAAATTGAACAGTCTGAAGCGTCAGGAAGCTGAGAACTGAACATAAGACACAGGACGGGCCTCGCTGTCGAAGGGAAAATTCTGAATTTACAGTCAAGAAACTGATCAAAtgcaacagaaagaaaaatgaaaccaagGAGAAATCACCAAAGTCTATCGCGTCATCCTCAGAGatgctttttaaacaaaatcacGAGtacgcagagagagagggagatgaacaGCCTCTCGTGACTGCCTGATCAtgcatttacattcattcacaggGCTCACTGAAGAAAAAGTTACACGAGAATGGACTAATACCTCACTAGACATCAGAATGCTTTAGTCTGATATTTCCTAAACACAAACCTCTGTAAATGTTGTTCACCAGAAACCGCCTTCTTTTTGACAACTGCCTTGTTATTCAGTATGAATTTGGGACACctatgaaatatgaaacaagTCATCTGAGCATCACAGACATTCGTCTTGTATCTTTTTAAAACAGATCCCCAAAGTGATTTTCACTTGTGTTTTGACTATGAGTTTTGACTGACTGGATATGGTGAATTCAGCTTTTAAGCATTGTtgctttttagatttttttttattattattgaggAAAGGCAAGCTGACATCAACTCGGGTTCTAGTAAAACAAACGACTGAAGACTGAGAATTAGCTCAGCAAACATAGTGGGTGATGAGAGTTTATAACCAACACTACCAGTTAAATACCAGTTTACGTTGATCAATGCTGTTTCTGGGGTTAAAGATCTCTTGAAAATTATATTGAAATGTGTATATATTGAAGCCAACTTCGTCTTTTTGCATGttcaaatgttgttttggaTCTCTGTTAAGTTGACTGTTTCCTTCTTTTACATTATGTAATTCAAGGTTCATTTAAACATTGAAGTATTGCTTTCACTGTTAGCtcctaaatgtttttttctataTGTATTTACATGAAAATACCTCTGTCATCCGTTCTGATGTCAAAAAGAAGCTTACcttcatgtttttatggctGGTATGACGTAGAGATGTCCATGCTGACGTCTCTCAGCATCTGAGTGAGTCTCTGCTGTTGTGAATGATGTGAGACGATACTTTAATGGATGAAAATCTGTAGGGAAAACTGCACTTGGAGGATATTCAATGCCAAAACATCACACTATATGTGACGAGTGAACAGAAGCCGGGCCCCGATTCGCTGGTCCGCCAGGATTTACCTCACGAGTATTTCAGGAGGCGAGTTTACAAGATCACAAGCgacatatatatatttcaaagGAAAGAATGAATTCAACTCTAAATACAACATATTTCAGCATTTAGTGATGAAGAGCAAGTAGAAAGATGTAACTCTGCTTCTTGATCTACCGCCAGGCCTTTTGAAAGGTGTttggattttcttcttttaggCACACGATCATGTCAttgatttaagaaaaaaagaaaaaaaagataaatatacTATTAATGTTTTCTTATCTTTGTGTTACTGAGTTTTTAAATTTCATGTGTATGGCAACGTTATTAAAAGAATCAAAAGATGACGACGTGTCTtctgttatgtttttgttttttcaaactACTTGAAAAAGTGTTGTAATTACGTCTGTATGAAGAATGCCAAATAAACACTGCAACATGCTACAAGTGTATTAATGCAAGTGAATTCATATGTGAAAAACTGGTGTTTAAACTCCTGATTTATTTAGATAAGATCCTCCT
The Chaetodon auriga isolate fChaAug3 chromosome 12, fChaAug3.hap1, whole genome shotgun sequence genome window above contains:
- the nr2f6a gene encoding nuclear receptor subfamily 2 group F member 6a isoform X1; the encoded protein is MAMVSGGWGDPNGGTNGLGDKSYLRGDEEDGSPQAGGSDMEAGDDDKACVVDCVVCGDKSSGKHYGVFTCEGCKSFFKRSVRRNLSYTCRSNRECQIDQHHRNQCQYCRLKKCFRVGMRKEAVQRGRIPPQPSLSPSITPIGGASGLGGEFYNNNNNGGSGGGQPVSELISQLLRAEPYPSSRYGHQYSQQAGPDNAMGIDNICELAARLLFSTVEWARNIPYFPELPVSDQVALLRLSWSELFILNAAQSALPLHMAPLLAAAGFHSSPMSAERVVSFMDQVRVFQDQVDKLTRLQVDSAEYSCLKAIALFSPDACGLTDPVHVESLQEKAQVALTEYERMQYPSQPQRFGRLLLRLPALRAVPASLISQLFFMRLVGKTPIETLIRDMQLSGSSISWPYVPGQ
- the nr2f6a gene encoding nuclear receptor subfamily 2 group F member 6a isoform X2, with protein sequence MAMVSGGWGDPNGGTNGLGDKSYLRGDEEDGSPQAGGSDMEAGDDDKACVVDCVVCGDKSSGKHYGVFTCEGCKSFFKRSVRRNLSYTCRSNRECQIDQHHRNQCQYCRLKKCFRVGMRKEVQRGRIPPQPSLSPSITPIGGASGLGGEFYNNNNNGGSGGGQPVSELISQLLRAEPYPSSRYGHQYSQQAGPDNAMGIDNICELAARLLFSTVEWARNIPYFPELPVSDQVALLRLSWSELFILNAAQSALPLHMAPLLAAAGFHSSPMSAERVVSFMDQVRVFQDQVDKLTRLQVDSAEYSCLKAIALFSPDACGLTDPVHVESLQEKAQVALTEYERMQYPSQPQRFGRLLLRLPALRAVPASLISQLFFMRLVGKTPIETLIRDMQLSGSSISWPYVPGQ